The genome window tcccttcaacctGAAAATTCCTTATGTAGAGACATTCGTAAGTAGATTATATTCAgtttcatttttactttcattcaATGATGtattccatattttttaatcttttttttttatttttttatatcatttttagtttctcttttgtctatctTTActtttggcagctttggtcctcTGTATACCAAGAAACAGCGAGAGTGTCTGTATAGTACCACATTTAGACATGAACCGATGTAGATTTTCAAACAAAGGCAGAAGCGGTCTTGCCTGAGACAAATCATCAGTAACCTTTCCTCTCCTCACCTTGCCTTGGGGTAGATCGGCTTTACCACGGACCCGCGTATGGCTCGCTCGTCGCCGTACCCGACAGACGTGGCGCGCGTGGTCAACGCGCCCATTTTCCACGTGAACGCCGACGACCCCGAGGCCGTCATCTACGTGTGCAAAGTGGCGGCCGAGTGGCGGGCCACCTTCCACAAGGATGTGGTGGTGGACCTGGTTTGCTACCGGCGCATGGGCCACAACGAGATGGACGAGCCCATGTTCACGCAGCCGCTCATGTACAAGCAGATCAAAAAGCAAAAGCCCGTCCTCCTCAAGTACGCAGAGAAGCTCATCGCTGACGGAAGCGTCAGCCGGCAGGAGTACGAGGTAATCCCCGACCCCTCGTAGGTATCGTGTCGAAAGCGCGGGCCTAATGTGTGTGCGCGCAGGAGGAGATCGCCAAGTACGATAGGATCTGCGAGGAGGCCTACGCTCGTTCCAAGGATGAGAAGATCCTTCACATTAAGCACTGGCTGGACTCGCCGTGGCCCGGTACGGGATCCCCCGAACCGAGCGCGCAGGTCCCGTTTTTCGTCTGGATCCTGAGCTGGCGTGTTTGTTTGTGCGCAGGTTTCTTCACTCTGGACGGACAGCCAAAGTCCATGAGTTGCCCCTCGACCGGACTGACCGAGGAAAACCTCAACCACATTGGACAAGTGGCCTCCTCCGTCCCCGTGGAGGACTTCACCATCCATGGAGGTCACAACTAAGCCAGCAACTCTCACCGTGTTTCAGACCGTCAGAGCTAGatcagtatttgtttttggcagccgttTTAATGTTCATCTTAGTCCTTTGTTCGGCGACGAAATTATTTTcttcatcgttgacaaaaacaaaaatgatctCTTCACGTACAGTATATCTCTATTTAGAGATTTGTTGATCTTTCGAGGTCTCTGTTTCTCTAAACTGTCAATAGCTGTAGAGCACTCTCTTTATACAATACAGTTCTACGTCCTTATCGGCCTATCTCATCTATTCTGTGTGCGTGGCGTTCAGGTCTGAGCCGTATCCTGAAGGGTCGTGCGGAGATGGTTCGTAAGAGGACGGTGGACTGGGCTCTCGGGGAGTACATGGCCTTTGGGTCGCTGCTGAAGGAAGGCATCCACGTGCGTCTGTCGGGACAAGACGTGGAGCGAGGGACGTTCAGGTCGGTTAACGAGACAGTGCAGATTTACCACGTGTGAAGTGTCGTTCTTatgctttttttgctgttctGAAAAAAGATCCTATCCGTCGTGCCCGTAGTAAGCGCAGGTGTGCGTGTGCTTTTCCAGCCACCGGCATCACGTCCTCCACGATCAGAATGTCGACAAGAGGATCTGCATCCCCATGAATCATCTGGCTCCGGACCAGGCACCCTACACCGTCTGCAACAGCTCACTTTCTGAGTACGGCGTCCTTGGTCAGTCCCGCTTAAGCTTACTCAGTGTTTTATTCTATTTCATATGACTTATGGACAGATCACGCTCCCCTAACAACTGTATCCAGGACAAATGATTGCTCGATGGCAGTTTAGGTGGGCAGAGTTTGCCAAAGGTTGATTGCGATGATTTATTAAATCCGAGGcttataaaacaacaacataataaGAGATGCGTGTGATGTAGTGAGGTTTGAGTGAGAATGGTTACGTATGTCAGCAAAAGGCAGGGGAGGGCCCTGACAAATAGTATCGCAATAAATCCAATCCCGATTGTGACCGGCTTTGTCATAGCGGCAAATATCCAAAAATCTATTGTCatacaggggcggactggggacGGTATTGAAAGACTGGCCCACTTAAAGGAAGATGTTGGAAGCCATCCAGCCAGCAACACAAGTACCTGTACATGTAtcctaatgggggaaaaaacccgGCATTTTATGTTCATTTGAACAAAAATCATATAGTAAACAATAACCCAAGCCCTTAATTAGCCTAGAGTAAAGTTTGgtggccgccacccaccaaatctgacaccaaaatgacatttgttcatagataagacacactggactataagtcgcagctgtcctcactgtagtatgggatatttacaccaaaagatactaaccggtaacaatttatttgacagtgaaggaatctgacctttcagacagattgccggaatcatgcAAGCCGATCCGCCGGACCggtgctggcgcagctccaacgacccgggccggcaaaACAACCGACAACCCGGGCAAAAGGCCAAAATACACGCGTTCACCtttgtcttaaccccttgtactgactccattttgaaagctggaaaaaggctttgaaacacaagttTGTTTGGGATTATATTCTATTGCAGCTTGGGCTGTTTAGTTTGTATGTTACAGTTGCTGAGTCACCGTTACTGAGGCAACCGGAGTGGGAGATTTTACCCGCCTCAGCATCAAAGGGGtgcttatcagttggatatcagaCCGGTGTTGATTATAGGACaagacgtcccgccatttgttctggactgtcctgaagaactgattgtgggatttggtgttgcagacgtgTGCTTGCAGATGTcatgcctatcacctggtagtcggcgtcaatcttgctcagttagCCACATGACTCacatgttgggcttccgtggtcagaaggcgtcatgtatctcttatgccctatgtcaaatatattctgcttgttttccttaaactatgctaTAAATGCTATTCATTTTATGTTGGGTTCGAGAAAAGATAGTATTCCCTTTATTAGTGGCAACTTAAGACTGTCACAAGACCAAATgagccaccatgaagcttttaaccaattagctgcaaagggtcattgcttcaagaagcttcattgtgCGCTAATTTTAAGCTCTGCTTATTTGACCAAGGGAACACGAACGTCcactggcttgaccgcagtcaCCAATTCCCACTTATTTTTCCCGTATTTAGGGTTGCAGTTGGCGCATGTGTAGTGACACCAAACGCTACTTATTTCTGCTGACACCGGCCCAGCGGGGAAATTCCCCGTATGCCGGTCCGCCCTTGGTGTCATCTCGTCATGAAATTGTCTATTCACGATACGATGTCCTCTCTTGTTCAGGCTTCGAGCTGGGTTTCGCCATGGCTAGTCCCAACGCACTGATCTTGTGGGAGGCGCAGTTCGGCGATTTCCACAACACGGCGCAGTGCATCATCGACCAGTTCATTTGCCCCGGCCAGGCCAAGTGGGTCCGGCAGAACGGAATCGTGCTCCTGCTGCCCCACGGCATGGAGGGCATGGTGAGTCGGCCTCAGGGTTAGGTACGCCACCTCCGGGTAGCTCACCGTAccgtacgatttgcgatacaaggaacGCGAAAACGACAATCTCACGATATcgtaggaaatcattctacaatacAGCTGACAAACagaaaaatgagctttttgtgacaCTTCCTCTTTCTTATTGTCAGGGTCCAGAACATTCTTCCGCTCGCCCAGAAAGGTTCCTCCAGATGTGCAACGACGACCCCGACGTCATGCCGGTAAGACACGCTCACATACAGTTCTTCGTTCGTGTCCTCTTACCGTACGCTGACCGTCGGCGTCCTCAGATGTTGACCGATGATTTTGCCGTGCGGCAATTGTACGACTGCAACTGGATCGTCGTCAACTGCTCCACTCCTGGGAATTATTTCCACGTGATACGCCGACAGATCCTGCTGCCGTTCAGGAAGCCGGTCAGACTCGCACGCGCACGCATAGATTCCGGAAGGTGACgaacaaaaagtgaccaatGGCATATCCTGTGTCTGTCCTCAGCTGATCGTGttcactcccaaatcgctgctgcGCCACCCAGAGGCCAGGTCCAGTTTTGATGAGATGCTGCCAGGTTTGCTCtcaatttatatacagtacacatcgttgttgttgttttcctcaACGATAAGGAGAATACTTCGTTGACGAGCCATTTTTTCGTGACCGTGACGAGCTTAATAACCTCTCTGGCGGGAGACtcaaacataacgagacaaatgccaaTTTTCGTCCGATGAAATGAGTTGCGACTTTTTCCATCCGGTCTTATTGTACGAGTAGTTAGCCCGCATCGTAGAAGcatttgggtcgtgtcacttatGTTCTGCGATCATCACCGCTGACCggtgcttaactcattcactcccaaagATGTATAAACAATGATAGTCTTCAAGCAAGGCGGCACTCCAGGCTTAAgagttcttatcttggcaagaaatGTTGTTTAGCCTTTAACTCAGGGGTCTCCAAGCCGGTCCTCGCTGTGgtgtttgttcataccgatcaagcacagaccttttaaccaatgtggtttgtactaaagcaagcagcacctgactgcagtcaaATGATTGcacttggtgaaaaggtgtggatTTGTTTTGTTGCAATGAAATCAGGCACCCATTGCGGCCctgtgtggaatagtttgctttAACTGAACTGTGCTGAGTCATCATAacactaaggggccgtttatatGGCGACACCAAGACATCTTGAAGAATGGCCTCACCTTTACACGGCGATGATGAAAACGGCCTCCAACGCGCAACCGTTCGATTGCAGGGGATTGCTCCGCAACcatattgaaggaatctgactttttagccagactgccggaatcaagccagccgaaccgccggacccgcccTGGAGCAGATCCAACGACTCGGGCCGGCAAGAACCCAATAACCCGGCCAAAAGTCTAAACTCaatgcgttcaccttagtcttaacccccgactacattttgaaagctggaaaaagtcttcaaagcacaagttgacaatttattctgagtcgacagcaatcatacagcatagAGGGACTcaggcgaggatccaaggtcaccatatcacaagccaACAAAAGGTTCACGAGAAAAAtggcaacgattagttaaacattcatttttttgaaggctctcgcagggCGGGCCGTGAGCAGAAAGAACGGTGTGTTTcgccctatattgccaaatgtatcacatttgatacacctaaaatttcatgattttgagactaattcagaattttgacatttcgttttgaaaaacaaaatgatggatgcaagtcaacacatgcatctgcaggttccatgagaaaaacaaacaggatttagcaagggttatagatatctgagggttatagatatctgagcgcttattacacatattcattttgactttttacagatttgaaaaaaaggtttcattaggacattattcttcaaattttgggattctctgacaattgcttcatattgctggcattaaagggttaggcgttatttaggattattgtctgtttgtggattggacaggaggattcgggagttagtgTTGTCAGAGCAATgaaggttgtggattttgccacctcagcgtcaaaggggctcttgtagtcgattaatcgatcaatatttagttcgaataatcgagtaatcggataaggaacataaaaaattaaaatacctgaactgaacctcaaactgtattttaaaaaaaatgaatgaggatctatgtacaacaaaagaacagttggctaacttacatagcaaaattccgcagcttatatgctataaaaagctatatattttttttataatgctctcaacaaatggttcagacacatacttccaaaaaaaaaaaaggctaaatatacctataaattacgaatgcattaaaaaaaaaaaagctcaaataaaaacttagtttatgttggtcttaacagggagcagagggattcagccatgtgaaatgaggtagactagaggtcAGTGTATCTACCCcaattaatgaaactaaatgcaaacactttcaaaacaaaccattacaacgccactttaattaaacgaatactcgaagcagcaaaatttaatttgaatctttttttctaatcgaatactcgagttaatcgattaatcgttgcagcactagtcgtgttatcagttggatatgggGCGTTCtcaggtgttccttgtgttgcgttgggacagggcgtaccgccatttgttctggactgtccggcagacctgattgcgagagttggtagtGCACTTCATCTGTGCAGATGCTAGCATCAATCTTGcttagtcagttgcatgacgcacatgttgggcttccgtgataagaaggcgtcatgtatctcttatgtccTATATTCTGCGTGTTTTCCTTAGACTATGGTATGagaagtgttatttattttatattggatatgttagagtaatacaaacagtaaatacaagaaacgatactattcccggatcaattatattaagtgtgttagaataatgcagacagttagacggtgcctacgagaaaaggaacTCCTTCAATATGAATGGAACGCTCTCGCTCTGATGACATCGGCGCTCGCATATGTCACTTTGGGCGTGCGCAGTGGCTGCTACGAAACATTCCAAATGGCGGAACGTTgggttttaatttaatttatggTTCCTGTTTTGAATATATTTTATGGtacgtttttgtgccttttgaagcaaaagaatAAACTGCGCTTATGCCGAGTGggtgggtatgttgtcttcagaGCAGAGGAGGTTGTAGTCGAGAGAGTGcgtcattggctgtcgccttgtgaaactgcactgccccccgAAGGCCCGGCATGAATGCTACATGGTTTTCACGCTGGGTTCTGACATCGTTTGAATGGAGAAGTAACCGAGACGAAACCGCGTAAATGCAAATTGTTTGCAAAATGTATCGTATTCTCGGAGTGTCACCATGTCAACGGcccctaaatgtaactcgtagcgttagcattaagCGTGACGAGTGTCGTCTTAAACtctgggacttttttttttttttaacatgcagTTCGTAgcgtccaggtgggtttaattgatTGAAAATCTTGTACTGAGTGTGTATTAACATCAGCAAGTTGGTGTTGACCTTGTAGATGCTGCAAaacgtgctcgtctgtcaatgttcattctaaattgtttggggaaaaaaagattttgaaatGGATCAGTGTGTGTCATATGAATGAATATAACACACCTTTTGAATGAAATTCCTGAAAGAAATCTTTTCTCCTACATATAAATTGTGACAATGGTGCCAATTTAGCCAGCGTGTTCTCGAGAGGCGAGAGTGGTCAGTATCTCCGGGAAAGACGATTCATGGCTGTACGTTGTACTTTTGTTCCTCCCCACGTAGGAAGCGAGTTTCAGAGGTTGATCCCCGAGGGCGGCGTTGCGTCCGAGCGTCCCGAGGAGGTCAAGAGGTTAATCTTCTGCACCGGGAAAGTTTACTACGAGCTCACTAAGGAGAGGAAGAACCGCGAAATGGACGCCACGGTCGCCATCGCGCGTATCGAGCAGGTTATTATCGGCAGACCGTGCGGCCCAGACTTGTGGTCTCGAGAGCGGGACTGAGTTATGTGTTCGCTACGCGCAGTTGTCTCCGTTCCCGTTCGACCAAGTGAAGGCGGAGTCGGCGCGCTTCCCCAACGCCGACCTTGTTTGGTGTCAGGAGGAACACAAGAACCAAGGCTACTACGACTACGTCAAGCCTCGCATCAGAACCACCATCCAGCGGGCCAAACCCGTCTGGTGAGCGCAAACTCTCCTTCCCCTTTTCACTCTCGcttccctttttcttttttctcctgATGACTCTTTTTCTTACTGCTCTCACTTCCTTCTTTCTCTTAGCCCCTCACTCACCTTCTGTTTCTCTTCATCCCAGCCTTTCTATCTCCCGCTTACTCTCAATTCGCTCTTTGACTCTTTTCTTTCGCCGTGCCATCCTCTTCCTCTTTTTCttcctacagtggtacctcaaaatATGAAATGAGTTGGTTCTAGGTTGGTGTTTGTATCATGAATGTCAATCGCCTCAGTGGTTCCAAGCATGACTCAAAACATTGCATTCAATTTTATAATAAGGGATTGAAATAAGAGCCAAATATATATGAATCATTCTGTATACCTAGCCTAACCATTGATACCTGTAATGAAATGTGGAACCTTGCCTTTGGAGTGAGGCCATGTTCGAAAGCAATATACTATAACTAGGCAGAGGTGGgtcgagtagccaaaaattttactcaagtaagagtagcattacttctaaatattactcaagtaaaaatagtcATCCAAAATTGTTACCATACAACATGAGTGCCCCCTCGtggataaaacatatttcctcattttgtctggggctttgctataaattctattttttatttttggaatgacATGTCTTCGGCGTGCCCACGGCCCGAGCCGTTTGACTGATCGGCACCATTCGAATATGGAaaggaccggaattttcgcgcgtcgCCGGGACTTTTTTGAACGACCCCGAAAATGTTTCAGTTTGCCCGTACACATCGATttttcagggggaaaaaaaaaaaacacattttcaaaatgtatataGTTCTACTATTTTTGACCAAacgacataatttggacataaaaaatcccaGGACGGtgtggggcataaaagttgtatacagaatttggagggaaaaaaataaaaggttccccagaaatttgccaaaaactgtcccattcatttccaatggcatttactttgcatTGCAGCCATTaatggccatgtatgtcaattctattgatgccaatgtactctgattccattgacgcaaatgtatgtggatgccattgacggttatgtacgtccaaatttcccattcatttccagtggcatttacattgcattgaggccaattcagacagatgccattgacagccatgtatgtcaattctattgatgccattgTACTTGGATTCGATTGATGCATATGTAagtctatgccattgacggtcatggacgtcccaatttcccattcattttcaatggtaaaaaaaaatgtccccaaatcaaaaggaagtgacctgatatcaacagtacgtgtcccccaaatatcccctaatcaacaggaagtgaccttatatTGTCTCCGAGATGTCCCCAAATCATTTTGGGCGggactaagatctgtatctccccaCAGCAAAGCCCTATAATAATTTCTCcaaaaattgcagtttctagttgataTTCCTACTTACAGGTTGTTCCCGGGTTATGAACAAGTTCTGTTCATAGGCTGGCGAAGTCACCCGAATTTCCGCTTAAGTTGGagtgaaccctttaagtacctctaaatacaaaataactgtccaaaaaacatgtattatacgtcacaataataagatattgtgaggtacattgtgttaaatgctgttatattgaatgactattcgggcttttaaaaaatatatatatatatattcggcCTTTACTTGCGAGTGAGTCGCTTTGCTGAGGGGAAAGATAAGGGAAGGCAAGGGGGGGCGGACTCTTAACGGAGTAGTAGCAACATGAGAACAAGGAACGGAGATGGGTGGGACTTGACGCCGTCAGGAACTGCAGGACGGCAGCGGGGTACTGTTTACGaaccaaaaaacaacaactggaaACAATGGCGGACGCGACTTCGACGTCGTAAAGTTAAAATTATGTAAGTtgcgtacgtcgtaacccggagaTTACCTGTATTTCCTTTTGCTGCCAaatactgggagagaggttcaaATCCACACTTTTGAGTAATGCTAACGCAATgccaaatagtttattttttatggcGTTTTAAAGACACCGTGTGATTGAACGGATCCTAGGACCTGGGACCAGGGGCGCCGTAAAGGGGTGAAAAGTGAGACTGAgtctaagggcccatgccctgatgggggcccacaaagaaaattataacattaggtaatcgtttgcaaatttaaatattaatcattataattttaataggtATAAAATGAAGggctttgttttcttgttttgtttttggcaaaaagtaaacacccagagagcatatgtattgctagccacccccccaaaaccctgtattttcattaaatggtttggtccgcccttccttcgatcagaACGGGAGCAGCGATGCACAattacaccagtcaatgactcgAAGCGCGCAGAGCACAGTagtgcagaaatgttttcaaaacaaaaatcgtgttttcaaaagaggaaagaaaagaaagcaaaacaggagatgggtagagaaggccaacaggatgtgacaaagtacttcacaaaggaagattggtgtcttgtgtcagtgtagcgctgaaaattaacctgatatcttagctccgaagcgaggtcccagctcactccgtaagaaatacgggattcCCGGCCTCatgacggcattttttggtatcatacagatgttgaaagttggtgtggaatttttttttttttttttttagaatccgcttgaatccagtttgtcaagaatttatttaatttagtttgtaatcaaatgaatttagtttgttaacaagggacgtcgcttcggagctgtagcctatagtggagatcgtgagtttccagatgaggctaagcctactccataatgaaataccgtaattgtttgctagctagtgtttgctccacttttagcttacatttaatcagtacagcaggcaaacccttagcaatctcttcatactaaaaaagttgtatactgtatactgtactgtatactgtagtatagtaaagttaaaacaaaacatctaagtcattcattatggtatttgcgCTGAGAATATTTCTTATAAacatatttagattgtaaaagatggccttcagtacagtttttatagatgatatcagtctattcattattgctctatacgctgtatgtttacatgaATATATTTTCTTCTTAAATTCATGCAGAAAATGCATAAATAagggtgtaaagattcaccagaatgcaggaaattacatagttgatgtgtgtcCGTCCCCTGGCACaggtggtggggcccaaagtgatatcttttcatggggcccaaaatccctggcagcgcccctgccTGGGACTGTAAGCTTGTGTGACTATTACGTCCATATGAATATTACACTGAATATGAACTGCTGCTATGATGGCAAAAAACAAGCCAAAATGTAGGCCAAAGTAAGGGAGTTAGAGTAGCATTTCCTCTGGCCGTTTCTGACCATCTGGACGTAATATGTCCTCAGGTATGCGGGTCGAGAGCCCGCGGCCGCTCCGGCCACGGGCAACAAGAACACTCACCTGCTGGAGCTTCGACGTTTTCTGGACGACGCCTTCGGTCTGGACGCCTTCCAGGACCAACAGTAGATTTCCCGACCGCGGCAGACGGAAGGAACCCTATAACGCTCTCCTGTACACACCAAAAGAGCGCAACTCCAaacacgtttttttctttttcttttcagaGTTTGCTCGCTAGCAGTCACTTTCGTCGTTACGACCCATTATCGCCGGCGGCGCCTCCTACAGGCCTCCGGTGAAAACACTGATTTCTGTGCAGTTTTTActggttttaaaatgttttcttttctcCGTTATTCCTGCTCGTCATTCTGGTAAAAGTGTGACGAGTGTCATTTcgatcactttttttcccccgtgctTTTATGAACGAGCGGTGGGCTTTTTTGCAGTTGCACAAAAAGAAACCGAATGAGTTCGGTTCGATCAAAGACTGCAAGGAAGCCAGCCGGAgacatttcttttttgtttgctCTGCTTCGTTGTCTGgccggagtttttttttttttttttttttgtggggagcGTCGGTGCCAAAGGAGAGTTGAGCTTTGATATAAACCCGCAAAAAGAAaatcatgtatttattttcctAGAGGGGAGCtgcaaagttgttttttttttttttgcttcaatcaATAAAATTACCTTGAAGTATACCATGTTTTTTAACACTTTCTTTTAAAGGCAACATCCATTCACGCTGCATGCGGAGCACATATACACCAACAGATTGGTCGCCAGTTAACCAAACGTCGCGAATGGATGATAACCGCTGCCCTATATAGGAGGGCTAATTAGTGGCATCAGCCCAAAATGGAAACAGTTAAGCAGGGTGtcccaaaaaatgtatacaCCCATTTTTGCCTGTTCACACTTGAACTTCATTTTCATACTTCCAGTAGCATTTGAGAATGAATTTTCTTTCTTGAAAGTTTAGTCTGGCTGCTGCCATCCTTGATTCAATGggtataatctacaaaaaatccATAAAACATTTGGTAACCAACAGATAGAGTGTATACATTTTGGAGGGGCACCTTGTGTAGCTGCATAcagaatagaaagcctttagATTTAAAATATGCGtatacagtacagtgatccctcgctacttcgcaccttcagtccatcgcagatttttttttcaatgaaaaaaaaaagaaaaatagctgcctATTAAATTTATTATAAGCTTGCCCAACTGCTGCTTTTCTGCTTATTACAATGATTgatagacgttaaggtttgatcttgccagagatgcttgggAACTGAAACTTCAAAGCGTTGCATGCATCAATCATAGTTTAACTTGttgaacagttgctgtggcaactccttGTGTGTAAGTAagtagcttgagcggatttgagtggactcgctcaatgaagcatttaataaagatgagcatttttctactttattcttctttaaaaataatttagtgGGGCGGTAACATTAAAACCTattataattatcacatttaaagtgcttaaaaaccatttgttaaaaaattaatttacttgcatattttaaacaaattacgtcacagtgaaaaaaatggtgtctgcaaaaaaagtcaaggatatctacctcataactatcgcttaattgtttttttttttctgtcgcattttctctgttatgttagatgataaataattgatccaaacaaagaaaaattgaaaaacaatgtttaaaatgGTACATTTTCtgcatttctgcatcgcaaccctggtTATATGAccacgtttcacccataaaatccccgaaaaaaatccagctgtggccattcacagctgtgtcttgacactctgtgatacatgccACATGTTTCTGGAtccaaacaaggtaagtatgcgataatatctcgttagagTCGTGGCatttttaattctgctctttcatgctctcacctccagatagggtttcactgtttaaatgtttatttttttaaatgccatcctgttcaaaacttttcttcctccagaaaattaagattttaggctttccaatgatgtatcacacatgcatatcggacaattttgaaagttggccaaattgggggtctcggagcagaacttcaagtcacctgagtgttttccaccataaatgttttttttaattatacttggggggtgggggggtggggtgaaaaatgtctcatatgtatctctttctaaTGC of Corythoichthys intestinalis isolate RoL2023-P3 chromosome 3, ASM3026506v1, whole genome shotgun sequence contains these proteins:
- the ogdha gene encoding oxoglutarate (alpha-ketoglutarate) dehydrogenase a (lipoamide) isoform X1; this encodes MHRLRTCAARLRPLTASQAAKTVGPQRPITAAAPSGTRTFGPIRCYAAPVASEPFLNGTSSNYVEEMYFAWLENPKSVHKSWDVFFRNANAGAAPGAAYQSPLGLSAVPELSSLVGSQPNVEKLVEDHLAVQSLIRAYQIRGHQVAQLDPLGIMDADLDSCVPTDIITSSDKLDAVKDRLKLLTVGGFYGLDESDLEKVFRLPTTTFIGGSESALPLKEIIRRLEMAYCQHIGVEFMFINDLEQCQWIRQKFETPGVMQFTLEEKRTLLARMVRSTRFEEFLQKKWSAEKRFGLEGCESLIPALKTIIDMSSGSGVEYVIMGMPHRGRLNVLANVIRKELEQIFCQFDSKLEAADEGSGDVKYHLGMYHRRINRVTDRNITLSLVANPSHLEAADPVVQGKTKAEQFYCGDNDGNRVMSILIHGDAAFAGQGIVYETFHLSDLPSYTTHGTVHVVVNNQIGFTTDPRMARSSPYPTDVARVVNAPIFHVNADDPEAVIYVCKVAAEWRATFHKDVVVDLVCYRRMGHNEMDEPMFTQPLMYKQIKKQKPVLLKYAEKLIADGSVSRQEYEEEIAKYDRICEEAYARSKDEKILHIKHWLDSPWPGFFTLDGQPKSMSCPSTGLTEENLNHIGQVASSVPVEDFTIHGGLSRILKGRAEMVRKRTVDWALGEYMAFGSLLKEGIHVRLSGQDVERGTFSHRHHVLHDQNVDKRICIPMNHLAPDQAPYTVCNSSLSEYGVLGFELGFAMASPNALILWEAQFGDFHNTAQCIIDQFICPGQAKWVRQNGIVLLLPHGMEGMGPEHSSARPERFLQMCNDDPDVMPMLTDDFAVRQLYDCNWIVVNCSTPGNYFHVIRRQILLPFRKPLIVFTPKSLLRHPEARSSFDEMLPGSEFQRLIPEGGVASERPEEVKRLIFCTGKVYYELTKERKNREMDATVAIARIEQLSPFPFDQVKAESARFPNADLVWCQEEHKNQGYYDYVKPRIRTTIQRAKPVWYAGREPAAAPATGNKNTHLLELRRFLDDAFGLDAFQDQQ
- the ogdha gene encoding oxoglutarate (alpha-ketoglutarate) dehydrogenase a (lipoamide) isoform X3 codes for the protein MHRLRTCAARLRPLTASQAAKTVGPQRPITAAAPSGTRTFGPIRCYAAPVASEPFLNGTSSNYVEEMYFAWLENPKSVHKSWDVFFRNANAGAAPGAAYQSPLGLSAVPELSSLVGSQPNVEKLVEDHLAVQSLIRAYQVMGHHNAHLDPLGISCVNFDDAPVNSGFQDVGFYGLDESDLEKVFRLPTTTFIGGSESALPLKEIIRRLEMAYCQHIGVEFMFINDLEQCQWIRQKFETPGVMQFTLEEKRTLLARMVRSTRFEEFLQKKWSAEKRFGLEGCESLIPALKTIIDMSSGSGVEYVIMGMPHRGRLNVLANVIRKELEQIFCQFDSKLEAADEGSGDVKYHLGMYHRRINRVTDRNITLSLVANPSHLEAADPVVQGKTKAEQFYCGDNDGNRVMSILIHGDAAFAGQGIVYETFHLSDLPSYTTHGTVHVVVNNQIGFTTDPRMARSSPYPTDVARVVNAPIFHVNADDPEAVIYVCKVAAEWRATFHKDVVVDLVCYRRMGHNEMDEPMFTQPLMYKQIKKQKPVLLKYAEKLIADGSVSRQEYEEEIAKYDRICEEAYARSKDEKILHIKHWLDSPWPGFFTLDGQPKSMSCPSTGLTEENLNHIGQVASSVPVEDFTIHGGLSRILKGRAEMVRKRTVDWALGEYMAFGSLLKEGIHVRLSGQDVERGTFSHRHHVLHDQNVDKRICIPMNHLAPDQAPYTVCNSSLSEYGVLGFELGFAMASPNALILWEAQFGDFHNTAQCIIDQFICPGQAKWVRQNGIVLLLPHGMEGMGPEHSSARPERFLQMCNDDPDVMPMLTDDFAVRQLYDCNWIVVNCSTPGNYFHVIRRQILLPFRKPLIVFTPKSLLRHPEARSSFDEMLPGSEFQRLIPEGGVASERPEEVKRLIFCTGKVYYELTKERKNREMDATVAIARIEQLSPFPFDQVKAESARFPNADLVWCQEEHKNQGYYDYVKPRIRTTIQRAKPVWYAGREPAAAPATGNKNTHLLELRRFLDDAFGLDAFQDQQ